Proteins from a genomic interval of Gemmatimonadota bacterium:
- a CDS encoding phytanoyl-CoA dioxygenase family protein — protein MSDLLILTPEQKRAFDEDGFLFLEGFYDSREMKEMRGRFHDLVVRTEGRPQNMRYSFMEVPEGYQPDPFNPENVVGMMDQTLADDYWFDQFTEPRIVSVMVDLLGPDLDFHNGKIRNKPPGFFCAQSWHQDWPYERHTIPDLAAAITYLDPTDFEAGATEVVPGSHREGEFPTYRGHSIADDLIAPERPVVLSAQPGDVAIIHVLVVHRAGHNYTQRGRHAIINEYKSAAAIDQWNNRCAFAGLPLARKRRLIMPRVHAG, from the coding sequence ATGTCTGATTTGTTGATTTTGACGCCAGAGCAGAAGCGTGCTTTTGACGAGGATGGCTTTCTCTTTTTGGAGGGTTTTTACGATTCCCGAGAAATGAAGGAGATGCGCGGCCGTTTCCACGATCTGGTCGTCCGCACAGAAGGTCGTCCCCAAAATATGCGCTACAGTTTTATGGAGGTGCCCGAGGGGTATCAGCCCGATCCTTTTAATCCGGAGAATGTGGTGGGTATGATGGATCAGACGCTGGCTGATGACTACTGGTTCGATCAGTTCACCGAGCCGCGCATTGTTTCGGTTATGGTTGATCTTTTGGGGCCTGATCTCGATTTTCACAATGGGAAGATCCGCAATAAACCACCCGGTTTTTTCTGCGCGCAGAGCTGGCATCAGGATTGGCCGTACGAGCGGCATACGATTCCGGATCTGGCCGCGGCAATCACGTATCTCGATCCCACTGATTTTGAGGCCGGGGCCACTGAGGTGGTGCCTGGTTCTCACCGTGAGGGCGAGTTTCCCACGTACAGAGGTCACTCGATTGCAGATGATTTGATTGCTCCCGAACGTCCAGTTGTTCTGAGCGCGCAACCCGGCGATGTGGCGATTATTCACGTGCTGGTCGTACACAGAGCTGGGCATAACTATACCCAGCGGGGCCGCCACGCCATTATTAACGAATACAAAAGTGCCGCGGCTATAGATCAGTGGAATAACCGTTGCGCTTTTGCCGGTTTGCCCCTGGCGCGTAAACGCCGCTTGATCATGCCGCGCGTACACGCCGGGTGA
- a CDS encoding amidohydrolase/deacetylase family metallohydrolase — translation MRYDLLIKGGTLVDPAESLSAVRDVAFAGGLVAAVGEDLDTGDAREVIDAAGCVVTPGLIDIHVHVFAGVSHYGIEPDPTCLARGATTVVDAGSAGADIFPGFRKYVIDVSETRILAQMNISSQGMLTAEIGEFEIPEYADVDKACRMIEQHRDIVLGVKVRLTRNSIVSERSGMLPLHRAREAADAAGLPIMVHPQDAWCDSIDDILGVMKGGDILTHCFHDFPCGILDGEGRIRDSVLDAVERGVVFDVGHGAGSFSWGIVEAAMSQDVLPTTISSDLHIYNVDGPVYDLASVVTKFLHLGLSMDEAISRVTSVPAEVIGMKGEVGTLAKGAFGDAVVFELREGAFRLEDSRGEVRMGRQNLVPVAVVKGGRVYTSRGR, via the coding sequence ATGCGATACGATTTGCTCATCAAGGGCGGGACGCTGGTCGATCCGGCGGAAAGCCTCAGTGCCGTGCGGGATGTGGCGTTCGCAGGGGGACTGGTTGCTGCTGTTGGGGAAGATCTGGATACGGGCGATGCCCGCGAGGTGATTGATGCTGCGGGTTGTGTGGTGACGCCGGGGTTGATCGATATTCACGTCCATGTATTTGCAGGTGTCAGCCATTACGGTATTGAACCCGATCCTACATGTCTTGCGCGAGGCGCGACGACTGTGGTCGATGCGGGGTCTGCTGGTGCAGATATTTTTCCGGGGTTCCGGAAGTACGTGATCGATGTGAGCGAGACGCGGATTCTGGCGCAGATGAATATCTCGTCGCAGGGTATGCTGACTGCCGAGATTGGCGAGTTCGAGATTCCCGAATACGCGGATGTGGATAAGGCATGCCGCATGATTGAACAGCACCGCGATATTGTTCTCGGGGTGAAGGTTCGGCTGACGCGGAATAGTATTGTCAGCGAGCGGTCCGGGATGCTGCCTTTGCACAGAGCGAGAGAGGCGGCAGATGCGGCTGGATTGCCCATTATGGTGCATCCGCAGGATGCGTGGTGCGATTCGATTGACGATATTTTGGGTGTGATGAAGGGCGGAGATATTTTAACGCATTGTTTTCACGACTTTCCGTGCGGAATTCTCGATGGCGAAGGTCGCATCCGCGATTCGGTTCTGGATGCGGTTGAGCGGGGCGTTGTGTTCGATGTGGGACACGGGGCGGGGTCTTTTTCCTGGGGGATTGTCGAGGCGGCGATGTCACAGGATGTTCTGCCGACTACGATTTCATCGGATCTGCATATTTACAATGTAGATGGTCCTGTTTACGATCTTGCATCTGTGGTGACAAAGTTTTTGCACCTGGGGCTGTCGATGGATGAGGCGATCTCGCGCGTGACGTCTGTGCCTGCTGAGGTTATTGGGATGAAAGGTGAGGTGGGGACGCTGGCGAAAGGAGCGTTTGGGGATGCTGTGGTGTTTGAGTTGCGAGAAGGGGCGTTTCGGCTTGAGGATTCGCGCGGAGAAGTTCGGATGGGTCGGCAGAATCTGGTGCCGGTTGCGGTTGTCAAGGGCGGTCGCGTTTATACGTCGCGTGGGAGATAG
- a CDS encoding S9 family peptidase, whose translation MSSPIKPEHTYDLIEVSAVEIAADGSAVVFVRQEINKETMKRESQIAMLSLVGGDAVDVTQEPGDSAPRLSADGKSLAFLRSGEDDKKQVWVMPVDGGDAREVTTLPDGVKDMAWSPDGSEFVVVSRVDPDREVEDEEKVPRTQVARRVRYRDDEGGWRGDAFSQLFLVDAVTGEATQITDGEGDHGVPAWSPDGSRIAFVTDCVEERDFVRGSEVHVMDKAGDRSRCWSQGLSRAESVAWSPDGKRLVVAGSHDADVWDSRQSWLFVLEEDESPVYLEGDVYTVVQPLAPRCWTPKGEILFIGDRAGESFLCRVNPDAPSLQTEVVDGGSRVCTGLSVDRTGARVAMVMTSPVCPCDVVVMDVGAKRQRAVTAVNAGFLEAHPSARVEKLVFERGGETIQARVLFPQDFDEARSYPLVLDIHGGPNGRFSDSYDVTHQILAGAGYIVLAVNPRGSSSYGPDFLKAVLGDWGGEDFLDLMAGVDLLCERSYVDADRLGVHGYSYGGFMSSWIVGHDHRFKAAVIGAPCINLHSMYGTSDIGVSFGENQWQGSVLENVEALVERSPLTYVSEVQTPVLLMHGEEDYRCPIEQAEQFFVALKRQGKTVEFVRFPKSSHGFRRSGHPALHVEYLDRMLSWLERYCS comes from the coding sequence ATGTCGTCGCCAATTAAACCCGAGCATACGTACGATTTGATCGAAGTATCGGCAGTGGAGATCGCGGCAGATGGGTCAGCTGTGGTTTTCGTGCGGCAGGAGATCAACAAGGAGACGATGAAGCGGGAGTCGCAGATCGCGATGCTGTCGCTTGTGGGGGGAGATGCTGTCGATGTGACGCAGGAGCCAGGGGACAGTGCGCCCAGACTTTCGGCTGATGGGAAGTCTCTGGCTTTTTTGCGTTCGGGAGAGGACGATAAAAAGCAGGTCTGGGTGATGCCAGTCGATGGTGGAGATGCGAGGGAGGTGACGACGCTTCCCGATGGCGTGAAGGATATGGCGTGGTCGCCTGATGGTTCGGAGTTTGTCGTTGTGTCTCGCGTGGATCCAGATCGCGAGGTAGAAGACGAGGAGAAGGTGCCGAGGACGCAAGTCGCCCGTCGCGTGCGGTATCGCGATGACGAGGGTGGTTGGCGAGGCGATGCATTTTCGCAGTTGTTTCTGGTGGATGCTGTAACGGGCGAGGCGACGCAGATTACAGATGGGGAAGGCGACCACGGGGTGCCGGCGTGGTCGCCCGATGGGAGTCGTATTGCTTTTGTGACGGATTGCGTTGAGGAGCGCGATTTTGTGCGGGGTTCAGAGGTCCATGTGATGGATAAGGCGGGCGATAGGTCGCGGTGCTGGTCGCAGGGGTTGAGCCGCGCAGAGTCCGTGGCGTGGTCGCCGGATGGGAAGCGGCTGGTGGTTGCGGGTTCTCACGACGCGGATGTGTGGGATTCAAGGCAGTCGTGGTTGTTTGTGCTCGAGGAAGACGAATCGCCGGTGTATTTAGAGGGTGATGTTTATACGGTTGTGCAACCTCTTGCACCGCGGTGCTGGACGCCGAAGGGCGAGATTTTGTTTATCGGTGACAGGGCGGGTGAGTCGTTTTTGTGTCGGGTGAATCCCGATGCTCCTTCTTTGCAGACCGAGGTTGTGGATGGGGGCAGTCGGGTTTGTACGGGTTTGTCGGTTGACCGCACGGGTGCGCGGGTGGCTATGGTGATGACTTCGCCTGTGTGTCCGTGCGATGTGGTGGTGATGGATGTGGGGGCGAAACGACAACGCGCGGTGACGGCTGTGAATGCCGGGTTTTTAGAGGCTCATCCCAGTGCGCGCGTGGAGAAGTTGGTGTTCGAGCGGGGGGGCGAAACGATTCAGGCTCGGGTGTTGTTTCCCCAGGATTTCGACGAGGCGAGGTCATATCCGCTGGTGCTGGATATTCACGGGGGACCAAATGGCCGGTTTTCGGATTCGTACGATGTCACGCATCAGATTCTGGCGGGTGCGGGCTATATTGTGCTGGCGGTGAATCCGAGGGGGTCGTCGTCTTATGGTCCAGATTTTCTGAAGGCGGTGCTGGGGGATTGGGGAGGAGAAGATTTTTTGGATCTGATGGCAGGGGTTGACCTGCTGTGCGAGCGATCCTATGTGGATGCAGATCGGTTGGGGGTTCACGGCTATAGTTATGGCGGTTTTATGAGTAGCTGGATTGTCGGTCACGACCATCGGTTCAAGGCGGCGGTGATCGGTGCTCCGTGTATCAATTTGCACAGTATGTACGGTACGTCAGATATTGGGGTGTCGTTTGGAGAGAATCAGTGGCAGGGTTCGGTTCTGGAGAATGTGGAGGCTCTTGTGGAGCGGTCGCCGTTGACGTATGTATCTGAGGTGCAGACGCCGGTGTTGCTGATGCACGGGGAGGAGGACTATCGCTGTCCAATCGAGCAGGCCGAGCAGTTTTTTGTCGCGCTGAAGCGACAGGGCAAGACGGTGGAGTTTGTGCGCTTTCCTAAATCGTCCCACGGGTTCAGGAGGAGCGGGCATCCCGCGCTGCACGTGGAATATCTCGATAGGATGTTGTCGTGGTTGGAGAGGTATTGTAGCTAA